The proteins below are encoded in one region of Bacteroidota bacterium:
- a CDS encoding MarR family transcriptional regulator, with protein MAKTTHTVTKETRDLVNSIRRIVQALRVASRDSEKKLGLSAAQLFVLQKLKEEEDLSLNDLADRTLTHQSSVSVVVQRLVEKKLIKRDRSKEDARQLVLNLTDKGRKIVAKAPHARQEWMIDALEAMNPRSRKQFDATFKEFLQILHLDSDKPAPMLFADKGVFAPEKKRRSPKK; from the coding sequence ATGGCAAAAACGACTCACACTGTCACCAAGGAGACTCGCGATCTCGTCAATTCGATCCGCCGCATTGTGCAGGCGCTTCGTGTTGCATCGCGCGATTCGGAGAAAAAACTTGGACTTTCGGCAGCACAACTCTTTGTCTTGCAAAAGCTCAAAGAGGAAGAAGACTTGTCACTCAACGATCTGGCGGACCGTACCCTGACGCATCAGAGCTCGGTTTCCGTGGTCGTGCAGCGGCTGGTGGAAAAGAAATTGATCAAGCGAGATCGATCGAAAGAGGATGCTCGTCAGCTTGTCTTGAACCTGACCGACAAAGGTCGTAAGATCGTCGCGAAGGCTCCGCACGCGCGGCAGGAATGGATGATCGATGCGCTGGAGGCAATGAACCCACGCTCCCGAAAGCAATTCGACGCAACGTTTAAGGAATTCTTGCAGATTTTGCATCTTGATTCGGACAAACCAGCACCAATGCTCTTTGCAGACAAGGGTGTCTTTGCTCCGGAAAAGAAGCGACGATCGCCTAAAAAATAG
- a CDS encoding chloride channel protein, whose protein sequence is MDPGDIFRPPTNSALPVPPDTGITPESIDLPRDRSVFDKRSLFLTLACVALAVVAVLVAQGLQALIACFTNISFFGRFSLTPTSPAGNTLGWWVLLVPVLGGLVVGVMARYGSSAIRGHGIPEAMEQVLSNQSRIHPWMMFLKPVSSAVAIGTGGPFGAEGPIIATGGALGSFFGQLFPSTANERKILLTAGAAAGMTAIFGTPIAAVLLAVELLLFEYKATSIIPVALAAVTAAAGRVALVGTEAAFPMPAVAEPTVTALALYAVIGLVCGVCSVFVTKAVYWIEDQFERLPIHWMWWPALGAVAVGICGYIAPRTLGVGYNNITDILANSIPTQAVLFLCSMKFVSWAISLGSGTSGGTMAPLFTIGSGVGTVCGAVALWLLPNCGIDLRMAALVGMAALFAGATRALLTSVVMAFETTQQPHGLLPLIGGCSAAYVVSSSMMKSTLMTEKIERRGVRVPSDYQADFLDRISVRELNLRYPVILEAKQSLSEVRAWMNAGTPGSEHQGFPVLDDGKLRGVITRRDLFASSIPEDSVVESLIRRPPVCIYEDCSLREAADHMVAHDVGRLPVVSRKDPSILLGIITRSDLLAAHKRRLTEHYDEHQVINVRKVWSSLKEET, encoded by the coding sequence ATGGACCCTGGAGACATATTTCGACCACCCACGAACAGTGCACTCCCGGTACCCCCTGACACAGGGATAACGCCGGAATCGATCGACCTTCCCCGCGATCGGTCGGTGTTTGATAAACGATCCCTCTTCCTGACGCTTGCCTGCGTCGCTTTGGCAGTCGTCGCAGTGCTTGTAGCACAGGGTCTGCAAGCGCTCATCGCCTGTTTTACGAACATTTCCTTCTTCGGGCGTTTCTCGCTCACCCCGACATCCCCTGCCGGTAATACCTTAGGGTGGTGGGTTCTGCTCGTCCCCGTACTTGGCGGTTTGGTGGTTGGCGTGATGGCTCGCTACGGATCGAGTGCGATCCGCGGACACGGCATTCCCGAGGCGATGGAACAAGTCCTCTCGAACCAAAGCCGCATTCACCCGTGGATGATGTTTCTGAAGCCGGTTTCGAGTGCCGTTGCGATCGGCACCGGCGGCCCGTTTGGTGCCGAAGGCCCCATCATCGCCACTGGCGGAGCACTGGGGTCATTCTTCGGGCAACTCTTCCCGTCGACAGCAAACGAACGAAAAATTCTGCTTACAGCCGGAGCCGCCGCCGGCATGACTGCCATCTTCGGCACACCGATCGCAGCCGTTCTATTGGCGGTCGAACTCCTGCTCTTCGAATACAAAGCGACTTCGATCATTCCCGTCGCCTTAGCGGCCGTCACAGCCGCGGCTGGCCGTGTCGCACTCGTCGGAACGGAGGCTGCATTCCCGATGCCGGCCGTTGCCGAGCCGACCGTGACAGCGCTTGCACTCTACGCCGTTATCGGGTTAGTCTGCGGCGTTTGTTCCGTCTTCGTCACGAAAGCCGTGTATTGGATCGAGGATCAGTTCGAACGACTTCCGATCCATTGGATGTGGTGGCCGGCGCTCGGCGCTGTTGCGGTCGGCATTTGCGGGTACATTGCTCCGCGAACGCTGGGCGTCGGCTACAACAATATCACCGATATACTCGCGAACTCGATCCCGACACAAGCGGTGCTGTTCTTGTGCTCGATGAAGTTCGTCTCGTGGGCTATCTCGCTTGGCAGCGGTACATCAGGTGGCACGATGGCGCCGCTCTTTACGATCGGCAGCGGTGTCGGGACGGTCTGTGGCGCCGTCGCCCTGTGGCTGTTGCCGAATTGCGGGATCGATCTGCGGATGGCTGCCCTTGTCGGGATGGCGGCGCTGTTCGCCGGAGCGACTCGTGCACTGCTGACAAGTGTGGTCATGGCCTTCGAGACCACACAGCAACCCCACGGATTACTCCCGCTGATCGGCGGCTGCTCCGCCGCGTATGTCGTGTCGAGCTCGATGATGAAGAGCACACTGATGACCGAGAAGATCGAACGTCGCGGCGTTCGGGTTCCGAGCGACTACCAGGCGGACTTCCTGGACCGCATTTCGGTACGGGAACTCAATCTTCGGTATCCCGTTATATTGGAAGCCAAGCAAAGTCTTAGTGAAGTGCGTGCTTGGATGAATGCCGGAACGCCCGGCTCCGAGCATCAGGGATTTCCTGTGCTCGATGATGGGAAACTTCGGGGTGTCATTACCCGTCGCGATCTTTTCGCTAGCAGCATACCGGAAGACAGCGTGGTTGAGTCGCTGATTCGACGCCCCCCAGTGTGTATATATGAAGATTGTTCGCTGCGTGAAGCAGCGGATCACATGGTTGCCCATGATGTCGGAAGACTCCCGGTTGTCTCCAGAAAAGATCCCAGCATTCTATTGGGGATCATCACGCGGAGCGACCTGCTTGCCGCCCACAAGCGACGACTTACCGAGCATTATGACGAGCACCAAGTAATCAATGTACGAAAAGTTTGGTCCTCTCTGAAAGAGGAGACATGA
- a CDS encoding T9SS type A sorting domain-containing protein, protein MLRPSTHFRIPDSAHPISFCAAIIFVLSFAGQGAHAQDVTTSNDFIVGRILGNDGSIFVMLPPGRVGLDASLNFYDKSFLTVQINGNYYTNNNVLSPIPANTKQLGMPNQLIKVGDTVRCVWRNRDSVDIIQDCWPVAFTKSGQVAMRWSFKGLAQGKTATIKCQWLLDLDISDPNEKNQPSANDAPVLLHRYGYYDQWQQYPGTYGNAVPPFYVGFLHTLPGPQNKPGLACQGYLDNRTIGTTIPMRITNGDWYTLAQNIMGPPANINSLLGKRPGTDAALLIEFNPIVVNGTQTVVGGVTSYGTSEYEECVGNMFGLMFYPHRIAWDSKQHSYTPSPFNVELYTLNPSDAAIATGIYLTLTVCDRLSIWDSTGLIKIGKSQQKPPTPGATLNPHEVLVEDFYVKADSMGDCNGDIQTCLKFSGTSSLGPPLFSSFIGDTCIQNITLECVSSDSLPPRFEVHSHDIALGSDTILVHDDRPGDKGLKSISYVLKSGGPLTHFEVDTLDPVAACVGDLATHRILFRQIDSTYGACVTFTFTDCIGHTSDTTLCFTRHAYVAPDTIAPRFSHAWSSDSMTVNTIVQDAGSVNRGMDTIAWLFSPQTNPQNITVSIAPGIQPCDGDIQQHIVTAHQKIPVVGETVYFMYTDCAGNRAFDTIVFPAPSLAVTGASAPQELTLDAVRPNPFSDAVTIEYSVPRASHIQLELFDLLGVRVATIVDKVEDGASHRVSFNATGLAAGTYILRISDGTRSVSRRVEIRR, encoded by the coding sequence ATGTTGCGGCCCTCTACTCACTTCCGTATTCCCGATTCGGCGCATCCGATATCATTCTGCGCCGCGATTATTTTCGTCCTGTCGTTCGCCGGCCAAGGTGCACACGCACAAGATGTAACGACGTCAAACGACTTCATCGTCGGCCGTATCTTGGGCAATGATGGTTCGATCTTTGTTATGCTCCCGCCCGGACGTGTGGGACTCGATGCATCCCTCAATTTTTACGACAAGAGTTTTCTGACGGTACAGATTAACGGTAACTACTACACCAATAACAATGTACTTTCTCCGATCCCGGCGAACACGAAGCAACTCGGGATGCCCAATCAGCTCATCAAAGTAGGCGATACCGTTCGCTGTGTGTGGCGTAATCGAGATAGCGTCGATATCATTCAGGACTGCTGGCCCGTAGCATTTACCAAAAGCGGACAGGTCGCAATGCGCTGGAGTTTCAAAGGGCTCGCGCAGGGCAAGACCGCTACTATCAAGTGCCAATGGCTCCTCGATCTCGACATTTCGGACCCGAACGAAAAGAACCAGCCCAGCGCGAACGACGCGCCGGTACTATTGCATCGCTACGGATACTACGACCAATGGCAGCAATATCCAGGAACGTACGGCAATGCGGTGCCTCCGTTCTATGTCGGATTTCTGCATACACTACCCGGGCCTCAGAATAAGCCGGGGTTGGCCTGCCAGGGATATCTCGATAACCGGACGATCGGCACCACGATACCGATGCGTATCACGAACGGAGATTGGTACACGCTCGCGCAGAACATCATGGGTCCGCCCGCAAATATCAATTCGTTGCTCGGCAAGCGGCCCGGAACTGATGCTGCGCTTCTCATCGAGTTCAATCCGATCGTTGTCAACGGTACACAAACAGTGGTCGGCGGAGTGACATCGTACGGCACATCGGAGTATGAAGAATGCGTGGGAAACATGTTCGGACTCATGTTCTACCCGCACCGGATCGCCTGGGACAGCAAGCAGCATTCGTATACCCCTTCTCCCTTCAACGTCGAACTCTATACCCTGAACCCGAGCGATGCCGCCATTGCGACCGGTATCTATCTCACCCTCACCGTATGCGACCGGTTGTCCATTTGGGATTCCACCGGCTTGATTAAGATCGGCAAATCGCAACAAAAGCCACCCACTCCGGGGGCGACCCTGAATCCGCATGAAGTCTTGGTCGAAGACTTTTATGTGAAAGCCGACTCGATGGGAGATTGCAACGGCGATATTCAAACGTGTTTGAAATTCAGCGGCACCAGCTCGCTCGGGCCGCCGCTCTTCTCCAGCTTCATCGGAGATACATGCATCCAGAATATTACGCTTGAATGCGTTTCGAGCGATTCCCTGCCGCCGCGCTTCGAAGTACACTCACATGACATCGCGCTTGGCAGCGATACGATCCTCGTTCACGATGACCGGCCGGGCGATAAAGGGCTGAAGTCCATCTCATATGTGCTCAAGAGCGGCGGACCGCTGACCCATTTCGAGGTCGACACATTGGATCCCGTCGCCGCCTGCGTTGGCGATCTGGCCACACATCGCATCCTCTTCCGCCAGATCGACTCGACCTACGGCGCCTGCGTCACATTTACATTCACCGACTGCATCGGCCACACGAGCGATACGACGCTCTGCTTTACGCGTCATGCGTACGTCGCACCCGACACGATCGCGCCCAGATTCTCGCATGCATGGTCGAGCGACTCGATGACGGTGAACACGATTGTCCAGGATGCGGGCTCTGTCAACCGGGGGATGGACACCATCGCGTGGTTATTCTCGCCGCAAACCAATCCTCAGAATATTACTGTCAGTATTGCACCCGGCATTCAACCCTGTGACGGAGACATCCAACAGCACATCGTCACCGCGCACCAGAAGATCCCGGTTGTCGGCGAGACGGTGTACTTTATGTATACCGACTGTGCAGGCAATCGCGCATTCGATACGATCGTATTCCCGGCGCCGAGCCTTGCAGTGACAGGAGCCAGTGCCCCACAAGAACTGACACTGGATGCGGTTCGGCCCAACCCATTCTCCGACGCCGTAACGATCGAGTATTCGGTGCCACGCGCGTCGCATATCCAGCTTGAGCTTTTCGATCTGCTTGGTGTGCGGGTTGCAACGATCGTCGACAAGGTCGAAGACGGGGCCTCGCACCGGGTGAGTTTCAATGCCACCGGCCTTGCCGCAGGCACGTATATTCTCCGAATATCTGACGGGACCCGTTCCGTATCTCGTCGTGTCGAGATACGCCGGTAG
- a CDS encoding T9SS type A sorting domain-containing protein has product MKFFPLILCAAIASVFGITPSVAQTTFVPFGLEGRNVRDVVIMRSGTVLALADTGFYRLEADAHSIWVRTRKYADPYGGTPENIIPISDSDVRTFAYDFMEVSSDTGSTWVHRSLGGKSLRTVVVVGDSVLIAGDGNGLLRSTDLGTTWKSLGTSNGLSSDFFDIGTIGLGSKGRAIAANQGITGGLAYTTADTGKHWNRVLSAGTDIGAVCMINPITFLAAVGTSVKRTTNGGGSWSAVGNLDGLRCSAFLVMGDTVYAGTVGNGLWASFDRGISWIAWGGPSLSKRTITRIISTADAHVIVGTDSGLFMTAPEDAIVSSTSNSRAFSCSVYPNPAHSQVRIVVHSPTPGPAQVKIVDTRGVVVTILPDIRSVSDDHIYEWNAEKIAAGTYYCVVTCNGQMTTSTILLQ; this is encoded by the coding sequence ATGAAATTCTTTCCCCTTATCCTTTGTGCGGCGATAGCGAGTGTTTTCGGCATTACCCCGTCGGTTGCACAAACGACGTTCGTTCCCTTCGGTCTCGAAGGCCGGAATGTACGAGATGTGGTCATCATGCGCTCAGGCACCGTTCTCGCACTCGCTGACACCGGCTTTTACCGGCTTGAGGCGGATGCGCATTCCATCTGGGTGCGTACGAGGAAGTACGCCGATCCATACGGCGGTACCCCTGAAAATATTATCCCTATTTCCGACTCGGATGTGCGGACGTTTGCATATGACTTCATGGAGGTCTCGTCGGATACGGGTTCGACATGGGTACATCGCTCCTTAGGCGGGAAGTCGCTGAGGACGGTGGTCGTTGTCGGGGATTCCGTTCTGATCGCTGGCGACGGCAACGGGCTCTTGCGATCGACCGATCTCGGAACAACGTGGAAATCACTTGGCACTTCCAATGGCCTTTCGTCGGACTTCTTCGATATTGGTACGATCGGTCTTGGTTCAAAAGGTCGGGCGATCGCCGCTAACCAAGGGATCACCGGGGGATTGGCGTACACGACTGCGGATACAGGAAAGCACTGGAATCGGGTTCTCTCTGCCGGCACCGATATTGGCGCAGTGTGCATGATCAACCCGATCACATTCCTTGCCGCTGTCGGTACGAGCGTGAAACGAACGACGAATGGCGGAGGAAGCTGGAGTGCGGTGGGAAACCTGGATGGATTGCGATGCTCTGCCTTCTTGGTAATGGGTGATACGGTCTATGCCGGAACTGTGGGAAACGGTCTATGGGCTTCGTTCGACCGGGGTATAAGCTGGATCGCGTGGGGTGGACCGTCCCTCTCGAAGCGTACGATCACGCGGATCATATCGACGGCGGATGCACATGTGATCGTTGGGACTGACAGCGGTCTCTTTATGACTGCGCCCGAGGATGCAATAGTATCGTCGACTTCGAATAGCCGCGCGTTCTCGTGTTCAGTATACCCGAATCCGGCTCACTCGCAGGTTCGGATTGTTGTGCATTCACCAACGCCGGGTCCGGCGCAAGTGAAGATCGTCGATACGCGCGGAGTTGTTGTGACGATTCTGCCTGATATACGATCGGTTAGCGATGACCACATCTATGAATGGAATGCCGAGAAAATTGCGGCAGGGACATATTACTGCGTCGTCACCTGCAACGGGCAGATGACGACGAGTACAATACTACTTCAATAA
- a CDS encoding Y-family DNA polymerase, which produces MIALVDCNNFYVSCERTLDPSLNGRPVIVLSNNDGVVISRSNEAKALGIPMAAPVYQYKEIIAKHRVVSFSANFNLYMQLSERVMAIVNDYSPEVEVYSVDEAFIDMTGLEWKQPEQYLASLRKRILDEVGIPVSIGIAETKTLTKVASEIVKKRQLPEGVLNICGEEHRTGYLQTLPVGDLWGVGRRFGAFLADQGIRTALELMNQPDAWVLKHLHIGGLKMVWELRGIPCFGVEANLTPPKQIMRSRSFGNYVTSIDELKEAAALFTSMAAESLRAHKLIAGVGGVFLHTNLFNDDEKYSNSVNDALVEPTAYTPDLIAHMHRLLESIYRPGYRYRKLGVILTDLFPAEKMQLTFSFDEGSLKKHEALMGTLDKLNSKYRENHLVMLAAEGIEHAWRSKQEHLSTDSPAYVDPKERTRFLTTVSAPSPNKMRPKREQYALDPAQDARALGKQIAERMMAKR; this is translated from the coding sequence ATGATTGCACTCGTCGATTGTAATAACTTCTATGTCTCTTGCGAACGAACGCTGGACCCGAGCCTGAACGGGCGTCCGGTGATCGTGCTGTCGAATAATGACGGCGTGGTGATCTCGCGTTCGAACGAGGCCAAAGCGCTCGGTATTCCGATGGCAGCTCCGGTCTATCAATACAAAGAAATTATCGCGAAGCATCGGGTCGTCAGCTTCAGTGCGAATTTCAATTTGTATATGCAGCTTTCGGAGCGCGTGATGGCGATCGTGAACGATTATTCGCCCGAAGTGGAGGTCTACTCCGTTGACGAAGCGTTTATCGACATGACCGGCCTCGAATGGAAACAGCCCGAACAATATCTCGCATCCTTGCGCAAACGCATTCTCGATGAAGTCGGCATTCCGGTCTCGATCGGCATCGCCGAGACCAAAACCTTGACGAAAGTCGCTTCCGAAATCGTCAAGAAACGACAGCTCCCCGAGGGAGTACTTAATATCTGCGGCGAAGAGCATCGCACCGGATATTTGCAGACACTACCCGTGGGCGATCTGTGGGGCGTCGGCCGACGCTTCGGCGCATTTCTTGCAGACCAAGGCATTCGTACTGCACTCGAACTGATGAACCAGCCGGACGCCTGGGTTCTGAAACACTTGCACATCGGCGGGCTAAAGATGGTGTGGGAATTACGTGGCATTCCATGCTTCGGCGTCGAAGCAAACCTGACGCCGCCAAAGCAGATCATGCGTTCGCGCTCGTTCGGCAATTATGTGACCTCGATCGACGAACTCAAGGAAGCGGCCGCACTCTTTACCAGCATGGCCGCCGAATCCTTGCGCGCACACAAACTCATCGCCGGGGTCGGCGGTGTCTTCCTACATACAAATCTCTTTAACGACGATGAAAAATATTCGAACAGCGTGAACGATGCGCTCGTCGAACCTACCGCCTATACGCCGGACCTGATCGCGCACATGCACCGTCTGCTCGAATCGATCTACCGGCCGGGCTACCGGTATCGAAAACTTGGTGTTATCCTCACAGACCTGTTCCCTGCCGAAAAAATGCAGCTAACGTTCTCGTTCGACGAAGGCTCGCTGAAAAAACACGAGGCGTTGATGGGAACACTCGACAAACTCAACTCCAAGTATCGCGAAAATCATCTGGTCATGCTTGCGGCAGAAGGCATCGAACATGCATGGCGGTCGAAGCAAGAACATTTATCGACCGATTCGCCTGCCTATGTCGATCCGAAAGAACGGACCAGATTTCTCACCACCGTCTCGGCTCCGTCGCCGAACAAGATGCGCCCGAAACGCGAGCAGTATGCGCTCGATCCTGCACAGGATGCACGTGCACTCGGCAAACAAATCGCCGAGCGGATGATGGCTAAGAGATAG
- a CDS encoding GNAT family N-acetyltransferase, with translation MADILLRPVEEHEVDHFWDLLQEYLGEDNGRVFSVPKNEDGSYEYPYFDLYFQQPTRFPFYVLQAEDIIGFVMVRELADDFYYVAEFYVRPEARRAGVGREAMECVFSTFPEKRWLISVIRQNEPALAFWLEIARGSGVPIELEIIDK, from the coding sequence ATGGCGGATATTCTGCTGCGTCCGGTCGAAGAACACGAGGTCGATCACTTCTGGGATCTCCTGCAGGAGTATCTCGGCGAGGACAACGGACGCGTCTTCTCCGTACCGAAGAACGAAGACGGAAGTTACGAATATCCATACTTCGATCTGTACTTCCAGCAGCCGACACGATTTCCGTTCTATGTGCTCCAAGCGGAGGATATCATCGGGTTTGTGATGGTTCGCGAGCTTGCGGATGATTTCTATTACGTCGCGGAGTTCTATGTCAGGCCAGAGGCTCGTCGCGCAGGCGTTGGACGTGAGGCCATGGAGTGTGTCTTCTCAACATTCCCCGAGAAGCGGTGGCTCATCAGCGTGATCAGACAGAACGAACCCGCGCTCGCATTCTGGCTCGAGATCGCACGCGGAAGCGGAGTCCCCATCGAACTCGAGATCATCGATAAGTAG
- a CDS encoding GyrI-like domain-containing protein has product MTTPYEIKDLAPQLTFGVTLHSDKAKFMTLFDVWFPKLWQALTEAGGQPLGGPFARYHKWTDEEVVIELAAPVAAAIAESADFKMGSTPGGKTIVFQHIGHYSGLMQTWADMMEWVAKNGYELASGGWETYVTDPRTEPDSTKWVTEIYQPIK; this is encoded by the coding sequence ATGACAACACCATACGAGATCAAAGACCTGGCTCCGCAACTGACGTTCGGCGTGACGCTGCATTCCGACAAAGCGAAATTCATGACGCTCTTCGACGTCTGGTTTCCGAAACTCTGGCAAGCCCTGACCGAAGCTGGGGGACAACCGCTCGGCGGCCCGTTCGCACGCTATCACAAGTGGACGGACGAAGAGGTCGTCATCGAACTTGCCGCACCTGTCGCCGCAGCGATTGCCGAGAGTGCCGACTTCAAAATGGGCAGTACGCCCGGCGGGAAGACGATCGTCTTCCAACACATCGGTCACTACAGCGGCTTGATGCAGACGTGGGCGGACATGATGGAGTGGGTCGCAAAGAACGGTTACGAGCTCGCATCCGGCGGCTGGGAGACCTACGTCACCGACCCACGCACCGAACCCGATAGCACGAAGTGGGTGACCGAGATTTATCAGCCGATCAAGTAG
- a CDS encoding VOC family protein: protein MTSYAPGSFCWFELATNDAAAAKSFYSNIFGWQSHDSPMGDGSVYTMLMKDGADVGALYGLDKTQLERGVPPHWNLYVSVENVDESTAKAKSLGGKAIMEPFDVMEHGRMSVIQDPTGAMLCLWQPRAHKGAGVIGENNAFCWYELYTNDPEAAKTFYTQLFGWGIGGDANYTEWKNGDVAMGGMMKIMPEWGNVPPHWIGYVMVDDCDATVAKIKANGGKLFVEPMDIPNMGRFAVGDDPQGAGFAIFALAKQ from the coding sequence ATGACCTCATACGCTCCCGGCAGTTTCTGCTGGTTCGAGCTTGCCACGAACGATGCCGCTGCCGCTAAATCATTTTATTCAAATATTTTCGGCTGGCAGTCGCACGACTCCCCGATGGGCGACGGCTCCGTCTATACCATGCTAATGAAAGACGGTGCGGACGTCGGCGCGCTCTACGGCCTTGACAAGACCCAACTCGAGCGCGGTGTTCCGCCGCATTGGAATCTCTACGTCTCGGTCGAGAATGTCGACGAGTCAACGGCGAAGGCGAAGTCGCTCGGTGGCAAAGCGATCATGGAGCCGTTCGATGTGATGGAGCATGGCCGGATGTCCGTCATTCAGGATCCCACCGGGGCAATGCTCTGTCTGTGGCAGCCGCGCGCCCACAAAGGCGCCGGCGTTATCGGCGAGAACAACGCCTTCTGTTGGTACGAGCTCTACACGAACGACCCGGAAGCCGCCAAAACATTCTACACGCAGCTCTTCGGTTGGGGGATCGGCGGCGATGCCAACTACACCGAATGGAAGAACGGCGACGTCGCGATGGGCGGAATGATGAAGATCATGCCGGAGTGGGGTAATGTTCCTCCGCATTGGATCGGGTATGTGATGGTCGATGATTGCGATGCGACCGTCGCGAAGATCAAAGCAAACGGCGGTAAGCTCTTCGTCGAACCGATGGACATCCCCAACATGGGCCGCTTCGCCGTCGGCGACGATCCGCAGGGAGCAGGGTTCGCAATATTTGCGCTTGCAAAACAATAA
- a CDS encoding DUF4234 domain-containing protein, translated as MTKRSPIAVFFLSYLTLGIYIIVWRVKTKGEMCRFGADIPTSWCMIIPIVNIWWLWKYAGGVQQITKNSLSQAVSFILLFLLGGIGDAIVQDSFNKVDIQSVVHQ; from the coding sequence ATGACGAAGCGAAGCCCGATCGCAGTTTTCTTTCTGAGTTATCTCACACTCGGTATATACATCATTGTATGGCGTGTCAAAACGAAGGGCGAGATGTGCCGCTTCGGCGCGGACATCCCGACATCGTGGTGCATGATCATTCCGATCGTCAATATCTGGTGGCTCTGGAAGTATGCCGGAGGGGTACAACAGATCACGAAGAATTCGCTTTCGCAAGCGGTGTCATTCATTTTGTTGTTCCTGCTCGGTGGTATAGGCGATGCGATCGTTCAGGATAGCTTCAACAAGGTCGATATTCAATCGGTCGTTCATCAGTAG